The Nostoc sp. 'Peltigera membranacea cyanobiont' N6 genome contains the following window.
TTAAATATTTGCGGCAGCTGATGGAATGCATATCGCAGGCAAAATATTATAATCTTTACGGGCCTACGGAAACGAATGTTTGTACTTATTATCCGGTTGAGAAGATTCCCGATGAATCGAGTGCAACCTTGCCTATTGGTAAAGCCTGTGCAGAAAATGAGGTATTTGCTGTCAACGACAGGGGAGAAATAGCAACGGTTGGGGAAGTGGGAGAACTTTACGTGCGAGGGCGATCGCTGATGAATGGTTATTGGGGGCGATTAGATTTGACTGAGGAGGTTTTGGTATCCCGTTCGTTCGATATGCCCTCTCAGTCAGCAACGGGAGAGCAAAGAGAGGAGTTCGTTTACAGAACTGGCGATTTAGTGAGACAAGAACCAAATGGAAATTACATATTTTTAGGTCGTCGCGATCGCACTATAAAAAGTCGCGGTTATCGAATCGATTTAGGAGAAATAGAGACGACATTATACAACCATCCTCAAGTAGCAGAGGTAGCAGTCGTAGCTATTCCTGACGAACAGTTTGGTCAGATTATCAAAGCTGTTGTGGTTTGCCACGATACTTTACAAAAGCAGGATTTAGCGAGTTTATGCTCGAAATATTTACCGAAGTATATGATTCCTGCTGTTATAGAGATTCGGGCAGCTTTGCCAAAAACTTCCACTGGGAAAGTCGATCGTAAATTACTTTGAGAGCTAAGGTTATGCCAGCAGAACGCTATACAGAACAAGATGTGGAAGAAATCCTCAAAAACCAGATAAGCAAAGAATTTATGTACGATAAGCCAGAAGTAATTTTAGATAATGGGTCACTTCTAATTGAGGAAGAAATCATTGATTCTCTAGGAATTTTTGTATTGATTAGTTTTATAGAAGAACAGTTTCATATTAAAATCAATCCAGATGAGGTATTGTTAGATAATTTTGAGAATATCGATACTATTAAATCCTTAGTGATGTCCAAACTTGGAAGTATTGAAGCATGAACATCCCCCAGCAGTGTGATGTAGTGATAATTGGCGGCGGGCCAGCAGGTTCGACAGCTGCCACATTTTTAAGCCAGAAGGGATACGATGTAGTTTTGCTGGAGCGGCACAAGCACCCGCGCCATCATATAGGAGAAAATACGATTCCTCAATTTTGGAAGTATACTGATTTAGCTCAAGTAAGCGACAAAATTGCTGCTGAAGGATTTATTCAAAAAGCGGGGGGTACAACCTTTTGGAATGGTCGAATTCGACAAGTTGATTTTAAGGATTTCGGTTACTCACGCCAAGCACTGCACGTTGAAAGAGACCGATTTGATTTAATATTACTGGAAAATGCTAGAGAGAAGGGAGTACAAATTTTTGAAGAAGTGTCGGTTTTGTCAGTTGATTTACAAGATGGGCAACAAGAGCAAAGCCTCACCTACCGTCTACTCAAAGACAAAAGTTTAGGTAAGATAACCTGTCGCTTTATTGTTGATGCAAGCGGTCAAAATGCTGTGATAGCGAAACAAATGGGCATCCGCACTATCGACAAAGATTTTCGGTTTATGAGTTTATGGGGATACTTTAAGAACTCCAAGTATATTGGTTTGAATGGCAAAGCTCATTCAGTGGAAAATTTGCGAACAATTTTACCAACTACATTTATTTGTTCTTTTGCTGAGACGGGAAATTGGGGATGGTCTTGGCATATCCCTCTGAGGGAAAGTACCAGTGTCGGCTTAATTCTTCCTCTGGAATTTATGAAAACCGTTCAATTGAACGGTGGTTCTTGGGAGTCTTATTTTCGACAAAAATGTTGTGAAATACCGATTCTAGAAGACCTGTTAGCAAATGCCCAATTCTGCGAAGGCAGTTTTGCTAAAATTCAGGATTATTCCTATCGCTCGACTCAGTTAGCGGGGCCGGGATTTTTCCTGATTGGTGATGCTGCTGGATTTATAGATCCGATTTTCTCGATCGGCATTGTTTTAGGAATGTATTCTGCTTACACTGCGACTTGGGCGATTGACCGCAGTTTTAAAAATCCTAGTTCTTTGGTTCATAATCAAGCACTGTTTAGCAGCCAGCTTCAAGGAAGGTTAGAAGTGGCTCGTTCTTTAGCACTTCCACACTATCAGTCAGGCGATCGCGCCTGCGATCTGGCAAAAACCACTATTCAAATGGAAAGGGCTTTAGAACAAGAATTGATGGCAACCTGGTCTACAATGACCACCAGACCTGAGAACTTTCAGGCGATCGCCTCCAGCCTGAAAGGAAGAGAAATTAATTCTAATAAATTCAGGGTTATTGAAGAGATGATCTGAGTAATATTAGATTAACAAGCTAATTCCTGAATTGGGATTTGTATGAATGTTCAACAGCATCATTTGGAAGAATACGAAGAAAAGAAAAAGGACTGGGAAAGCAACTGGTCAGATGTAGAATTTTCACCTACTTGGAGAATTAGTAAAATTCCCCCAGAAGTTCAAGACGCAGTTGATAGCGGCTGGTTTTCACCGGGAGCATTAGTAGTAGATATCGGCTGCGGTACGGGTGAAATAGCGTCTTGGCTTGCCCAACAGGGCTTTAACGTCTTAGGGATTGATTATTCCCAAGCTGCTATAGAAAAGGCCAAGTCGTTACATGGTGAAATTCAGGGCAAGCTAGAGTTCAAAATAGTTGATATTTGTCGCCAACCTTTGACTTCACCTGGATTTAATTGTCTAATTGACCGGGGCTGTTTTCACATTATTCCTCAAGTCTTTTCCTCAGATTATCTGAGAACAGTTGCTTCCTGGTGCACCCCTAAAGCCAGGTTTTTGCTTCTATATGCTACGAATAGAGGTTCTAGACTAGAATTCAAGTCAGAAGAAAGATTGCGGAAGGAAGCGATCGCCTACATAAAAGCTACCTTCACACCAGTGTTTGAGATTACCGAAATAAAAACAACTGTTATCGAGCGAAGCCCCCCCGACGAATTAGCACCAGCATTAGCAGTTTGGATGATGCCAAAGGAAGACCAGGAGGAAA
Protein-coding sequences here:
- a CDS encoding NAD(P)/FAD-dependent oxidoreductase; amino-acid sequence: MNIPQQCDVVIIGGGPAGSTAATFLSQKGYDVVLLERHKHPRHHIGENTIPQFWKYTDLAQVSDKIAAEGFIQKAGGTTFWNGRIRQVDFKDFGYSRQALHVERDRFDLILLENAREKGVQIFEEVSVLSVDLQDGQQEQSLTYRLLKDKSLGKITCRFIVDASGQNAVIAKQMGIRTIDKDFRFMSLWGYFKNSKYIGLNGKAHSVENLRTILPTTFICSFAETGNWGWSWHIPLRESTSVGLILPLEFMKTVQLNGGSWESYFRQKCCEIPILEDLLANAQFCEGSFAKIQDYSYRSTQLAGPGFFLIGDAAGFIDPIFSIGIVLGMYSAYTATWAIDRSFKNPSSLVHNQALFSSQLQGRLEVARSLALPHYQSGDRACDLAKTTIQMERALEQELMATWSTMTTRPENFQAIASSLKGREINSNKFRVIEEMI
- a CDS encoding acyl carrier protein codes for the protein MPAERYTEQDVEEILKNQISKEFMYDKPEVILDNGSLLIEEEIIDSLGIFVLISFIEEQFHIKINPDEVLLDNFENIDTIKSLVMSKLGSIEA